One Chloroherpetonaceae bacterium DNA segment encodes these proteins:
- a CDS encoding M20/M25/M40 family metallo-hydrolase produces the protein MMRFLLKSLVLLIFVSSLTVLAQEKEYVDTAIVNRIKDEALKRSQVMDIASSLTDVYGPRLTGSPQLMRANEWTKKKFEEWGLQNARLEAWGPFGFGWTLERYALGATILGEKNLRLASFPVISYPKAWSAEPKAKKGEVVLLEIKSEEDFAKYKGKLKGKFIMVSDFRAPKLNDKPIAKRHDNESLLPLSNSTTQTLQSFKIPPTSPEELKQRQLTYLRTKFLFEEEPAAILDLTYRGTAGSVSISGATMPPPAMDTPWQSRPKVYEQPKGVLTQISLNPEHYGRIFRALKKGMKVEMEIDMKVSFNESKECFNTIAEIPGTDPKLKDEVVMLGAHIDSWHTGTGATDNGAGTATMMEAVRVLQEVFKSTGVKPKRTIRIGLWSGEEQGLFGSFYHVKKNFGDLPDYLLWDDEGKGKDTILVKEAYHRFAGYFNLDNGGGHIRGIYLQQNDACRNIFRAWLEPFAEWNSTTVASSNTGGTDHLSFDAIGLPGFQFIQDPMEYGTFTHHSNMDTYERLVAEDMMRNAAIVASFVYHTAMRSEKLPRKPVKSVIATGGSK, from the coding sequence ATGATGAGATTTCTTTTGAAGAGCCTTGTTCTTTTGATTTTCGTCAGTTCTCTAACCGTTTTAGCGCAGGAGAAAGAATATGTCGATACAGCCATTGTCAATCGAATAAAAGATGAAGCCCTGAAACGCTCGCAGGTGATGGATATCGCCAGCAGTCTCACCGATGTCTATGGTCCAAGGCTCACCGGCTCCCCGCAACTCATGCGTGCCAACGAATGGACAAAGAAAAAATTCGAGGAGTGGGGTTTGCAAAATGCACGCCTTGAAGCGTGGGGGCCTTTTGGCTTTGGCTGGACACTCGAGCGATACGCTTTAGGCGCCACCATTTTGGGCGAAAAAAATCTTCGCTTGGCTTCCTTCCCTGTTATCTCTTATCCTAAAGCGTGGTCAGCCGAGCCAAAAGCAAAAAAGGGTGAAGTTGTGTTATTGGAGATAAAATCGGAAGAAGATTTCGCCAAGTATAAAGGCAAGCTCAAAGGCAAATTCATTATGGTCTCCGATTTCCGCGCTCCAAAACTAAACGATAAACCCATCGCCAAGCGGCACGATAACGAATCGCTCTTGCCACTTTCAAATTCCACAACACAAACCTTGCAAAGCTTTAAGATTCCGCCCACTTCACCCGAAGAGCTCAAGCAGCGACAGCTTACCTACCTTCGCACCAAATTTTTATTTGAGGAAGAACCCGCCGCCATTTTAGACCTCACCTACCGCGGTACAGCGGGCTCCGTCTCAATCTCAGGCGCCACGATGCCGCCGCCTGCAATGGATACGCCGTGGCAAAGCCGCCCAAAAGTCTACGAGCAACCGAAAGGCGTGCTCACCCAAATTTCGCTCAACCCGGAGCATTACGGCCGAATTTTCCGCGCGCTCAAAAAGGGAATGAAGGTTGAAATGGAGATTGACATGAAAGTGAGCTTCAACGAAAGCAAAGAATGTTTTAACACCATTGCGGAAATCCCCGGAACCGATCCGAAACTGAAGGATGAAGTGGTGATGCTTGGCGCGCATATCGATTCGTGGCACACGGGCACAGGCGCTACCGATAACGGCGCAGGAACCGCCACAATGATGGAAGCCGTCCGTGTGTTGCAAGAAGTCTTTAAATCAACCGGCGTAAAACCAAAACGTACCATCCGAATCGGGCTCTGGTCGGGCGAAGAGCAAGGGCTCTTCGGCTCATTCTATCATGTGAAGAAAAACTTCGGCGACTTGCCCGACTATCTCCTGTGGGACGATGAAGGCAAAGGCAAAGACACGATTCTCGTCAAAGAAGCTTATCACCGCTTCGCCGGATATTTCAATCTCGATAACGGCGGCGGGCATATTCGCGGAATTTATCTTCAGCAAAACGACGCCTGCCGCAACATCTTCCGCGCGTGGCTTGAGCCATTTGCAGAATGGAATTCAACCACCGTGGCTTCGAGCAATACCGGCGGCACCGATCATCTTTCGTTTGATGCCATCGGACTTCCGGGCTTTCAATTCATTCAAGATCCGATGGAATACGGCACCTTTACTCACCACTCGAATATGGATACTTACGAGCGGCTTGTGGCTGAAGACATGATGCGCAATGCCGCCATTGTGGCGTCGTTTGTGTATCACACGGCAATGCGCAGTGAAAAGCTGCCGCGAAAGCCGGTGAAATCGGTCATCGCCACCGGCGGAAGCAAATAG
- a CDS encoding DUF6733 family protein, whose amino-acid sequence MIQSTSGLFAQSTEKKEDDSNYSMSVSLTTDTFFGFAPMASGTYKFSDKLKFSFYGIFWSGGTPEAWGNWTEFGIGFSYAASDAITVTPQLGVLGGTLLSGGATNSATRALGDGIVPNLTIDLSTSSLQGQLYAGYYMPIRDLTAKSGAPSTLAYLHYWANLGYKVSSFFSLGVHYEHLINTGGSKITTSTDVYQWIGPYVQFSHPKGGLSLRFAGGSDLTVGRDSFYKMTAMFTF is encoded by the coding sequence ATGATTCAGAGCACATCAGGACTTTTTGCTCAATCGACAGAGAAGAAGGAAGACGATTCGAATTATTCGATGTCCGTTTCACTTACCACTGATACCTTCTTTGGATTTGCGCCAATGGCATCAGGTACCTATAAGTTCAGCGATAAACTCAAATTTTCATTTTATGGAATTTTTTGGTCGGGTGGTACGCCTGAAGCGTGGGGAAATTGGACAGAGTTCGGTATCGGCTTCTCTTATGCCGCTTCAGATGCCATAACTGTTACTCCACAATTGGGGGTACTTGGCGGGACATTACTTTCAGGCGGTGCGACAAACTCAGCCACTCGAGCATTAGGTGATGGAATTGTACCGAATTTGACGATTGATTTATCGACATCGTCGCTACAAGGTCAGCTTTATGCCGGTTATTATATGCCTATTCGAGATTTAACCGCAAAATCCGGTGCGCCAAGTACCTTGGCGTATCTTCATTATTGGGCAAACTTGGGTTATAAGGTTAGTTCATTCTTTTCTCTTGGTGTTCATTATGAACATCTCATCAATACAGGAGGCTCAAAAATCACCACTTCGACCGATGTATATCAATGGATCGGCCCTTATGTTCAGTTCAGCCATCCGAAGGGTGGGCTTTCGCTGCGTTTTGCCGGTGGCTCTGATTTAACCGTGGGTCGAGATTCGTTTTATAAAATGACTGCTATGTTCACTTTCTGA
- a CDS encoding DNA cytosine methyltransferase, giving the protein MKLISIDLFSGVGGLTQGLHKAGFQTQLAFEIDELASKAYKLNHKKTKVITDDIRNISTENVKKELGNKTIHLLAGCPPCQGFSSIRRLNKPEPVEDERNQLINEFVRFVKELKPYTFMMENVPGLALDKSFKSALKELEKAGYYKPDWKIVNIKDYGVPQSRKRLVLVGSRLAPLTIAEPTKKKKTVRQVIGKLPKPENSKDPLHQIFPNHSDEILNLIKDIPKNGGSRKDLGKDRQLKCHQKENVGFNDVYGRLRWDDFSTTITGGCLNPSKGRFLHPEQNRCISAREASMLQSFPKTYKFPIDAPRTKIALMIGNALPPEFSKIQADNIKSHILTHLQQKNF; this is encoded by the coding sequence ATGAAATTGATATCAATAGATTTATTTAGTGGAGTTGGAGGACTTACACAAGGACTCCACAAAGCTGGTTTCCAGACACAGCTTGCTTTTGAAATTGACGAGCTTGCATCAAAGGCTTATAAACTGAATCATAAAAAGACCAAAGTCATAACAGATGACATCAGAAACATCTCAACTGAAAATGTAAAGAAAGAACTTGGCAACAAAACGATTCATTTACTTGCGGGTTGCCCTCCTTGTCAGGGATTCAGTTCAATACGAAGGCTTAATAAACCAGAACCTGTTGAAGACGAAAGAAATCAGCTAATTAATGAGTTTGTACGATTTGTGAAAGAATTAAAACCTTACACTTTCATGATGGAAAATGTGCCCGGTTTAGCACTTGACAAATCATTTAAATCCGCACTCAAAGAATTAGAAAAAGCAGGCTACTATAAACCAGATTGGAAAATAGTTAACATTAAAGACTACGGTGTGCCTCAAAGCAGAAAAAGATTGGTATTAGTTGGTTCAAGATTAGCACCATTAACGATTGCAGAACCAACAAAAAAGAAAAAGACAGTTAGACAAGTTATAGGTAAACTCCCAAAACCTGAGAACTCAAAAGACCCATTACACCAGATTTTTCCTAATCACTCAGATGAAATATTGAATTTGATTAAAGACATTCCCAAAAATGGTGGAAGTAGGAAAGATTTGGGGAAAGACCGGCAATTAAAATGTCATCAAAAAGAAAATGTAGGATTTAATGATGTATATGGTCGCTTAAGATGGGATGATTTTTCGACAACAATCACGGGTGGTTGTTTAAACCCTTCCAAAGGTCGTTTTCTTCATCCAGAACAAAATAGATGTATTTCAGCAAGAGAAGCGTCTATGCTTCAATCATTCCCAAAGACATATAAGTTTCCAATTGATGCTCCAAGAACTAAAATTGCATTAATGATTGGGAATGCATTACCACCTGAGTTTAGTAAAATCCAAGCTGATAATATTAAATCGCACATTTTGACTCACCTTCAACAAAAAAATTTTTAA
- a CDS encoding ATP-binding protein, with protein sequence MPLRLIIIIYLVVIHIAFGGTAYWLLAENRVWMLAVEGFIALSLSATVAIFYRLQAPITLLKNGADLLRESDFSSTLRPIGQSEYDAIIEVYNTMITRLRDERLRTNEQAALLSKLIHASPAAIILYDFDYRLLLLNPKAKTLFQISDNYYKGKTLESLVQEALQDFCKQLTRLKIGSPEILALSGNRKYKVTKSEFIDQGFRRAFIQIEEITKELRQFEKQAYEKVIRMLSHEVNNTTGATRSLLHSCLNYSPQLGEDDRNDFEKALRVAISRLNALSSFMESYASIVRLPPPQMQPVNLADLIGSVCKLFHETAENAGVAMGLEFEKGSLTINGDRAQLEQVFINVMKNAIEAASVPLQKNEIETMSGAFVLIRVFGEKNESNSKSIVTIEDNGEGFPKGVEENLFTPFFSTKEKGQGLGLMLVQEILTAHGAVFSLSRSNHRTTIFRIEF encoded by the coding sequence ATGCCATTACGACTTATCATCATCATCTACCTCGTTGTCATTCACATCGCGTTTGGAGGCACAGCATATTGGCTTCTCGCCGAAAACCGCGTGTGGATGCTGGCCGTTGAAGGCTTTATCGCACTATCACTTTCAGCAACCGTTGCCATTTTCTATCGGCTACAAGCTCCGATAACGCTTCTCAAAAACGGAGCCGATCTCCTTCGCGAAAGCGACTTCTCCTCTACCCTTCGCCCGATTGGCCAAAGTGAGTATGATGCCATCATTGAAGTCTATAACACAATGATCACCCGCTTACGCGACGAACGGCTTCGCACCAACGAGCAAGCGGCGCTCCTTTCTAAACTTATTCACGCCTCGCCGGCCGCAATTATTCTCTACGATTTCGATTACCGCCTTTTACTTCTAAACCCAAAAGCCAAAACGCTTTTCCAAATATCTGATAACTACTACAAAGGGAAAACCTTGGAATCACTTGTGCAGGAGGCATTGCAAGATTTTTGTAAACAACTCACCCGATTAAAAATCGGCTCACCCGAAATTCTTGCTTTATCCGGAAATCGAAAGTACAAAGTCACCAAAAGTGAATTTATCGATCAGGGATTTCGCCGAGCGTTCATTCAAATCGAAGAGATCACCAAAGAACTTCGTCAATTCGAAAAGCAAGCGTATGAAAAAGTCATTCGGATGCTCTCGCACGAAGTCAATAACACGACCGGTGCAACGCGCTCACTCTTGCACTCGTGTCTTAATTATTCACCTCAGTTGGGAGAAGATGATCGGAATGATTTTGAAAAAGCGTTACGCGTCGCAATCAGTCGATTAAATGCTCTGAGCAGTTTTATGGAAAGTTATGCAAGCATCGTTCGGTTGCCACCGCCTCAAATGCAGCCGGTGAATTTGGCCGATTTGATCGGCAGCGTGTGCAAGCTTTTTCATGAAACCGCCGAAAACGCTGGTGTGGCAATGGGCTTGGAGTTTGAAAAGGGGTCATTAACCATCAATGGCGACCGTGCACAACTTGAACAAGTTTTTATCAATGTGATGAAAAATGCCATTGAAGCTGCCTCTGTTCCACTCCAAAAAAACGAAATTGAAACAATGAGCGGCGCATTTGTTTTAATCAGAGTATTTGGAGAAAAAAATGAAAGCAACTCAAAATCCATCGTCACCATTGAAGATAACGGCGAGGGATTTCCAAAAGGCGTTGAAGAAAATCTGTTCACCCCGTTCTTTAGCACCAAAGAAAAGGGGCAAGGGCTTGGCTTGATGCTGGTTCAAGAAATCCTTACCGCGCACGGTGCAGTTTTCTCTTTATCACGTTCGAACCACCGGACAACCATTTTTCGAATTGAATTTTAA
- a CDS encoding ATP-dependent DNA helicase, with the protein MPLFRDTYSATDLSLTDDQYNAVIDDTNEILCLACAGSGKSRTLSFRIARIIHEGAKPESIIAFTFTEKAAESIKRRVASALEKAELPVALVGAMYIGTIHAFCQNLLGAMNAKYRQYEVLDENRLKLFLLSRYYELELNVLQANRNARMFQTIAEVSNAWKMANDEMLSLDEIEEEDAPLGSCLKSINNRLTSDQYIDFSLMIRLVVEALENNNPEINTALENAMHLMVDEYQDVNISQERLIRGLYSRLNSLFVVGDDDQSIYGWRGADVRNIIEFDQRYPNCSTHTLSTNFRSTSTIVSTSDRFIQLELSTARIDKAPVSNSDGNIQHFGNLWFGTKQDEAEWIANRINQLLGTRYIETDGTERGLTKSDFAILMRSVQGGTRNGGAPYHRDYTNALSDADINYIIEAEGSIFERLHAKTLRDAMSLLRSPGYPRREAINFFNSNILPVFPNADLNQFLEILAAWNNQIHRPIGGARRKVYPQLLVHELLEAFRVSTTEFQNHEQVMRDLGVFSGIILDVEKVFVSIDTGQRYQSVLNFLENVAESGYDTTQVELMSRPDAVTISTVHKMKGLEFPVVFIVDVVQQRFPGKRSSYNGWLPLNLIQIPLSRGLYQSNNAGEARLFYTALTRAERFLYITGSSIQPGLQRPKNPSPFKLRIQGLNDPAVITDTTHLPDNIERTEQRPRIDEESMPTSFTEIKDYLECPMKYKFRKIYGYSPAVPELFGYGLTTHTAINRTHQLFANTAPTREEAEEIAEDVFHLKHVFPSRDLEREGPYERAKNASKRLVGNYAVGYPEDFVQSRSLEQRFEIKADKALITGSIDLLLREDNDGNILEARVIDFKSMDFPEGQLNPFFWINLSLQVQLYAYAAEIVLGENAKTGSVHLLKAPNTEDVPNRVNVPITDEAIASAIQNIEWAVNRILEGEFPMRPSSGKCEECDFRKICSKQRQEFNSTEVPSAIHIPTTDGISEIRVRCFSDVE; encoded by the coding sequence ATGCCGCTATTCAGAGACACATATTCCGCTACTGATTTATCTTTAACTGATGACCAATACAATGCAGTCATAGATGACACAAATGAAATTTTATGTTTGGCTTGTGCAGGCTCTGGAAAATCAAGAACTCTGTCCTTCAGAATAGCAAGAATAATTCATGAAGGCGCTAAACCAGAGAGTATCATTGCATTTACCTTTACAGAAAAAGCCGCTGAGTCTATAAAAAGACGTGTTGCTTCTGCCCTTGAAAAGGCTGAATTACCTGTAGCTTTAGTTGGGGCAATGTACATAGGGACAATACATGCTTTTTGCCAAAATCTTTTAGGCGCAATGAATGCGAAGTATCGGCAATATGAAGTACTGGACGAGAACCGATTGAAATTATTTTTATTGTCAAGATATTATGAATTAGAATTAAACGTCTTACAAGCAAATAGAAATGCGAGGATGTTCCAAACCATCGCTGAAGTATCTAATGCTTGGAAGATGGCTAATGATGAAATGTTATCCCTTGATGAAATTGAAGAAGAAGATGCTCCATTGGGCTCTTGCTTAAAAAGCATAAATAATCGATTAACCTCTGACCAATATATTGACTTTTCATTAATGATTCGGTTGGTTGTTGAAGCATTAGAAAACAATAATCCAGAAATAAATACAGCACTGGAAAATGCAATGCATCTAATGGTTGATGAGTATCAAGATGTTAATATTTCCCAAGAACGTTTAATCAGGGGATTATACAGCCGCCTGAACTCATTATTTGTAGTAGGTGACGATGACCAATCCATTTATGGTTGGAGAGGTGCAGATGTTCGAAATATAATTGAATTTGACCAGAGATACCCAAATTGCTCTACCCATACCCTCTCTACAAACTTTAGAAGCACAAGTACTATTGTCTCTACATCAGACAGATTTATTCAACTTGAGCTAAGTACTGCAAGGATTGATAAAGCACCAGTATCAAACTCAGATGGAAATATACAACACTTCGGAAACCTATGGTTTGGAACAAAGCAAGATGAAGCTGAGTGGATAGCTAACCGAATAAATCAATTACTTGGTACAAGATATATAGAAACGGACGGAACAGAAAGAGGACTCACTAAATCTGACTTTGCAATATTGATGCGTTCAGTACAAGGAGGTACTCGAAATGGTGGAGCACCATATCATCGAGACTACACTAATGCACTTTCGGATGCTGACATTAACTATATAATCGAAGCAGAGGGCTCTATTTTTGAAAGACTTCATGCAAAAACCCTTAGAGATGCTATGAGCCTTTTAAGGTCTCCTGGGTATCCTCGAAGAGAAGCAATTAATTTTTTCAACTCTAATATTTTACCAGTATTTCCAAATGCTGATTTAAATCAATTTTTAGAAATCTTGGCTGCTTGGAATAATCAAATTCATAGGCCAATTGGCGGAGCAAGAAGAAAGGTATACCCACAATTATTGGTTCATGAATTATTAGAGGCATTCAGAGTTTCAACTACAGAATTTCAAAATCATGAACAAGTGATGCGTGATTTAGGGGTTTTTAGTGGAATTATTTTGGATGTTGAAAAGGTATTTGTAAGTATTGATACAGGTCAGAGATACCAAAGTGTATTAAATTTTCTAGAAAATGTAGCTGAGTCTGGATATGATACAACCCAAGTAGAGCTAATGTCGAGACCAGATGCTGTTACAATTTCGACAGTTCATAAAATGAAAGGGCTTGAATTCCCAGTGGTCTTTATCGTGGATGTTGTTCAACAACGTTTTCCCGGCAAGAGAAGTAGTTATAATGGCTGGTTACCTTTAAACCTTATTCAAATTCCATTATCCAGAGGTTTATATCAATCAAATAATGCTGGCGAGGCAAGACTTTTTTATACAGCCTTAACAAGGGCAGAAAGATTTTTGTATATAACAGGAAGCAGCATTCAACCGGGATTGCAAAGGCCTAAAAACCCAAGTCCATTCAAACTTAGAATTCAAGGACTGAATGACCCTGCGGTGATAACTGATACAACACATTTACCTGATAATATTGAGAGAACTGAACAACGCCCTCGCATAGACGAAGAGTCAATGCCTACAAGTTTTACAGAAATTAAGGACTATTTAGAGTGTCCAATGAAGTATAAATTTCGTAAAATTTACGGCTACAGTCCTGCTGTACCTGAGTTATTTGGTTATGGATTAACTACTCATACTGCTATTAATAGAACTCATCAACTTTTTGCAAATACTGCACCGACACGAGAAGAAGCCGAAGAAATTGCTGAGGATGTTTTTCATTTAAAGCATGTGTTTCCATCAAGAGATCTTGAAAGAGAAGGGCCTTATGAAAGAGCCAAAAACGCCTCAAAACGTTTAGTGGGTAATTATGCAGTAGGTTATCCAGAAGATTTTGTGCAAAGCCGGTCATTAGAGCAGCGCTTCGAGATAAAAGCTGACAAAGCATTAATTACCGGTTCAATTGATTTACTATTACGAGAGGATAATGATGGAAATATTTTAGAGGCAAGAGTAATAGATTTCAAGTCAATGGATTTTCCGGAGGGACAGTTAAATCCCTTTTTCTGGATAAATCTGTCTTTGCAAGTTCAGCTTTATGCTTATGCAGCAGAAATAGTTTTAGGAGAGAATGCGAAAACAGGTTCGGTTCATTTATTAAAAGCACCAAATACGGAAGATGTGCCAAATAGAGTTAATGTTCCGATTACAGATGAAGCAATTGCTTCGGCTATTCAAAATATTGAGTGGGCAGTTAATCGAATTCTTGAGGGAGAATTTCCTATGAGACCAAGTAGTGGTAAATGTGAAGAATGCGACTTTAGGAAAATATGTTCTAAACAAAGACAAGAGTTCAATTCGACAGAAGTACCAAGTGCGATACATATTCCGACAACTGACGGGATAAGTGAAATTAGAGTTAGATGCTTTAGTGATGTAGAGTGA
- a CDS encoding MjaI family restriction endonuclease, with amino-acid sequence MAKQSLKRHSKEFGKKEKVLNYATQTYQLSRPNKVGAVMALIRECQPKTIEEWEKWYFENAKTDGKEPAKITKESLEELGERLYVKIKEIVIPEWTEAFNQLTLQDCIDYIHNLTINRTFDGFIREKSVIEDNLAKEFPNIKFEQSDPELDHAGDIDYLAWVGRKAIGIQIKPVTVKANFGNYSATERMKASFEDFTKKYGGKVFIVFSVDDKIANNEVIDQIAREIDRLS; translated from the coding sequence ATGGCTAAACAATCCTTAAAACGTCACTCCAAAGAATTTGGCAAAAAGGAGAAGGTTCTTAATTACGCAACACAAACATATCAGCTTTCAAGACCAAACAAAGTGGGTGCGGTAATGGCTTTAATTCGTGAGTGCCAACCAAAAACAATCGAAGAATGGGAAAAATGGTATTTTGAAAATGCAAAGACTGACGGAAAAGAACCCGCAAAAATCACAAAAGAAAGTTTAGAAGAACTTGGCGAGCGGCTTTATGTAAAAATCAAGGAGATTGTTATACCTGAATGGACGGAAGCATTTAATCAACTTACTCTGCAAGACTGTATAGACTATATTCATAATCTTACCATCAATAGGACTTTTGATGGGTTTATCAGGGAAAAATCTGTAATTGAAGATAATCTTGCAAAGGAATTTCCAAATATCAAGTTTGAACAAAGCGACCCTGAACTTGACCACGCAGGCGACATTGATTATCTCGCTTGGGTTGGTAGAAAAGCGATTGGCATTCAAATCAAACCTGTAACTGTTAAAGCAAATTTCGGAAACTATTCAGCAACTGAAAGAATGAAGGCAAGTTTTGAAGACTTTACCAAAAAATATGGGGGTAAAGTATTTATAGTTTTCAGTGTCGATGATAAAATAGCAAATAATGAAGTAATTGATCAGATAGCAAGAGAAATCGATAGATTATCGTAA
- the trpB gene encoding tryptophan synthase subunit beta produces MSTTYQAPDSRGHFGIYGGKYVPETLIKNADDLEREYTAAKNDFAFWSEFNLLLRDFVGRETPLYFAERLSSQIGGARIFLKREDLCHTGAHKINNAIGQVLLARRMGKKRIIAETGAGQHGVATATVCALFGLECIVYMGEEDIHRQAPNVARMKLLGATVVPVTSGSRTLKDATSEAIRDWVTNPDDTFYIIGSVVGMHPYPMMVRDFQSVIGKELKSQFLERENTLPTMIVACVGGGSNAMGIFHPFLEEAAAKQVKLVGVEAGGEGLKGRHAATLTKGKPGVLHGAMMYLLQDENGQIELAHSISAGLDYPGVGPEHSYLKDLGLVSYVPATDSEAMTALKRLAQTEGIICAIETAHAVHAAIEEAKQMTPNESIVICLSGRGDKDLNTIMRYFEL; encoded by the coding sequence ATGAGTACCACTTATCAAGCGCCTGATTCTCGCGGCCACTTTGGAATCTATGGCGGCAAGTATGTGCCTGAAACCCTCATCAAAAATGCCGACGACTTAGAGCGCGAATACACCGCCGCAAAAAACGATTTTGCATTTTGGAGCGAATTCAATCTGCTCCTGCGCGATTTCGTTGGCCGCGAAACCCCGCTCTATTTCGCCGAACGGCTTTCAAGCCAAATCGGTGGCGCACGCATTTTCTTAAAACGCGAAGACCTATGCCATACCGGAGCACATAAAATTAATAACGCCATCGGTCAAGTGCTTTTGGCACGGCGAATGGGCAAAAAGCGCATCATTGCCGAAACGGGTGCGGGTCAGCACGGCGTTGCAACGGCTACGGTGTGTGCGCTCTTCGGGCTTGAGTGCATTGTGTATATGGGCGAAGAGGATATTCACCGCCAAGCGCCGAATGTCGCACGAATGAAACTTCTCGGCGCAACCGTAGTCCCCGTCACCTCCGGTAGCCGAACGCTCAAAGATGCCACGAGCGAAGCCATTCGCGATTGGGTCACGAACCCCGATGATACCTTCTACATCATCGGCTCGGTCGTAGGAATGCACCCGTACCCAATGATGGTGCGCGATTTTCAGAGTGTTATCGGAAAAGAATTGAAATCGCAGTTTCTCGAACGCGAAAACACACTGCCCACAATGATTGTCGCTTGTGTCGGCGGTGGCTCCAATGCAATGGGAATTTTTCATCCGTTTTTGGAAGAAGCCGCGGCAAAGCAGGTCAAACTTGTGGGTGTTGAGGCCGGCGGTGAAGGGCTTAAAGGACGGCACGCGGCAACGCTCACCAAAGGGAAGCCCGGCGTGCTTCACGGCGCAATGATGTACCTTTTGCAAGATGAAAACGGGCAAATTGAACTTGCGCATTCCATTTCGGCGGGGCTTGATTACCCGGGCGTTGGCCCCGAACACAGCTATCTCAAAGATCTCGGCTTGGTTTCGTATGTCCCGGCCACCGATAGCGAGGCAATGACCGCCTTAAAACGCCTCGCGCAAACGGAAGGAATTATCTGCGCCATTGAAACCGCGCATGCCGTTCACGCCGCAATTGAAGAAGCCAAGCAAATGACCCCAAATGAAAGCATCGTCATTTGCCTTTCCGGCCGCGGCGATAAAGACTTGAACACCATTATGCGATACTTTGAACTGTAA
- a CDS encoding putative toxin-antitoxin system toxin component, PIN family has translation MSDGSIRIIITEQLLTEIKAVTSREKLKKYFPKESIDDLIVLLEIIAIKVEIKPKHFINRDPKDNFLLDLIAYSKADYLVTGDKDLLENNPFKTAEILTPAEFEKQLFDK, from the coding sequence ATTTCAGATGGAAGTATTAGAATTATCATAACGGAACAATTGTTAACTGAAATCAAAGCTGTTACAAGCCGGGAAAAATTAAAAAAATACTTTCCAAAAGAAAGTATAGATGATTTAATTGTATTGCTAGAAATAATCGCAATTAAAGTTGAAATTAAGCCGAAACATTTTATTAATCGAGATCCAAAAGATAATTTTCTCCTTGACTTAATTGCTTATTCTAAAGCAGACTATTTAGTTACTGGAGACAAAGATTTATTAGAAAATAATCCATTCAAAACGGCAGAAATATTAACACCTGCTGAATTTGAAAAGCAACTATTTGATAAATAG